The following are encoded together in the Capsulimonas corticalis genome:
- a CDS encoding bifunctional YncE family protein/alkaline phosphatase family protein, which translates to MTLTNRYGRTMLRAGAAALGVTAAGLSLHAAIVSRLARLPNVPQDGGAARLLPNGWRVSPAGRQIDLPGDMPQTMLVSPDGKYLLVNTAGYHTHSVNVIDLATEKLAQSVEVGKDWYGMCLDSEGDDVFLSGGGKPDDGFLKDAAARKATPAQLAAMREPVMRLAFANGALAPKAGLSVAGLDESGRWISGLACGRDESIYVANLGGDMVYRVAGKPRAVAASAHVGRRPYAISLARDGATLAVSNWADGTVSLLDAGTLKQKALVTVGSHPNAVLWSKDGRLFVSCSGDNTVRVLRGGAVVETIKTSIDPSALVGSTPDALAQSPDGKRLYVANADNNNVAVIDTSSAKESRVTGFIPTGWYPSSLAISPDGKRLFVGVGKGLQFRANATHDTKVTSPESVQHYDYIGDCLSGAVSVVPVPSATQLAAYTKQVIANTPHPDTSAPDARAARVAKAGFAKIKHVVYIIRENRTYDEVFGDLPQGNGRADLCLFGRNITPNGHALAEQYTLLDNLYCNGEVSEDGHRWCDAAYATDYTERMWPNGYSGRGEPDDDDGLVDSPAGYLWDNCARHGVSYEAYGESSSFKSSPNTPPLFTGPKTLAGHSNFEYSQIPWFGGPRDLGRSDIFIRDLKAAESNGEWPQLMILGLPEDHTQGLEADAFTPTAHVAENDLALGKIVEAVSHSKFWSSTAIFVIEDDAQDGPDHVDAHRTVGLVISPYVRRGVDSTLYSTASFVHTMELMLKLPPMTQFDAGATPLYNSFSDQPILTAYEPRKAQVDLEARNPKSGDGATASAKLDLTAPDRADPTALNAILWHALRPGVPQPAPIRSASLVR; encoded by the coding sequence ATGACCTTGACGAATCGATATGGCCGCACGATGCTGCGCGCCGGCGCGGCGGCGCTCGGGGTTACAGCGGCGGGGCTGTCGCTGCATGCGGCGATTGTCTCCAGGCTTGCCCGTTTGCCCAACGTTCCGCAGGACGGCGGGGCGGCGAGGCTGCTTCCCAATGGCTGGCGGGTGTCGCCGGCGGGGCGGCAGATCGATCTGCCGGGGGATATGCCGCAGACGATGCTGGTCAGCCCGGACGGCAAGTATCTGCTTGTGAACACGGCGGGTTACCATACGCATAGCGTCAACGTGATCGATCTGGCGACGGAGAAGCTCGCGCAGAGCGTGGAGGTCGGCAAGGACTGGTACGGCATGTGCCTGGACTCAGAAGGCGATGACGTCTTCTTATCCGGAGGGGGCAAGCCCGACGACGGCTTTCTGAAAGACGCGGCGGCCCGAAAGGCGACGCCCGCGCAGCTTGCGGCGATGCGCGAGCCCGTCATGCGCCTCGCCTTTGCAAACGGCGCGCTGGCGCCCAAGGCCGGACTGTCCGTCGCGGGATTGGATGAGAGTGGGCGGTGGATTTCCGGGCTCGCCTGTGGGCGGGACGAATCCATCTACGTCGCGAACCTGGGCGGCGATATGGTTTACCGGGTCGCCGGCAAGCCGCGCGCCGTGGCGGCGTCGGCCCATGTCGGCCGGCGGCCCTACGCAATCTCGCTGGCGCGCGACGGCGCCACGCTGGCGGTGTCCAACTGGGCCGACGGCACGGTAAGCCTGCTGGACGCCGGTACGCTGAAGCAGAAGGCGCTCGTGACGGTGGGCAGCCACCCGAACGCGGTGCTGTGGTCCAAAGACGGCCGGCTGTTCGTCTCGTGCTCGGGAGACAACACCGTGCGTGTCCTCCGCGGCGGCGCCGTGGTGGAGACGATCAAGACATCGATCGATCCCAGCGCGCTGGTCGGCTCGACCCCCGATGCGCTTGCGCAGTCGCCGGACGGCAAGCGGCTCTATGTCGCCAACGCCGATAACAACAATGTCGCCGTGATCGATACTTCCAGCGCCAAGGAAAGCCGCGTCACGGGGTTCATCCCGACCGGCTGGTACCCGTCGTCGCTCGCGATCTCTCCGGATGGGAAGCGACTGTTCGTTGGGGTGGGCAAGGGATTGCAGTTCCGCGCCAACGCCACCCACGACACGAAGGTCACATCTCCTGAATCCGTGCAGCATTACGATTACATCGGCGACTGCCTGAGCGGCGCGGTCTCGGTCGTGCCCGTTCCCAGCGCCACACAGCTTGCGGCGTATACCAAGCAAGTCATCGCGAACACGCCGCACCCGGACACCTCGGCGCCCGACGCGCGCGCTGCGCGCGTCGCAAAGGCCGGCTTCGCCAAAATCAAGCACGTTGTCTATATTATCCGCGAAAACCGGACCTACGACGAAGTCTTCGGCGACCTGCCGCAGGGCAACGGCCGGGCCGATCTGTGCCTCTTCGGCCGCAATATCACGCCGAACGGACATGCGCTGGCGGAGCAGTACACGCTGCTCGACAATCTCTACTGCAACGGCGAAGTTTCCGAGGATGGGCATCGCTGGTGCGACGCCGCCTACGCCACGGATTACACCGAGCGGATGTGGCCCAACGGATACAGCGGCCGGGGCGAGCCAGACGACGACGATGGTCTGGTCGATTCCCCGGCGGGATACCTGTGGGACAACTGCGCGCGCCATGGCGTCAGCTACGAAGCCTACGGCGAATCGTCGTCGTTCAAGTCCAGCCCCAACACGCCGCCTTTGTTTACCGGGCCCAAGACGCTGGCCGGGCACTCCAACTTTGAATACTCGCAGATCCCCTGGTTTGGCGGTCCGCGCGATCTGGGCCGCTCGGATATCTTCATTCGGGATTTGAAGGCGGCGGAGAGCAATGGCGAGTGGCCGCAGCTAATGATCCTGGGGCTGCCGGAGGACCATACGCAAGGTCTGGAAGCGGACGCGTTCACGCCCACCGCGCATGTCGCCGAGAACGACCTGGCGCTCGGAAAAATTGTGGAGGCGGTCAGCCACTCGAAGTTCTGGAGCAGCACCGCCATCTTCGTCATTGAGGACGACGCGCAGGATGGACCGGACCATGTGGACGCCCACCGGACGGTCGGCCTCGTCATCTCCCCGTATGTGCGGCGCGGCGTGGACAGCACCCTTTACTCCACGGCGTCTTTCGTCCACACGATGGAGCTGATGCTGAAGCTGCCGCCGATGACGCAGTTCGACGCCGGCGCGACCCCGCTCTACAACAGCTTCAGCGACCAGCCCATCCTCACCGCGTACGAGCCGCGCAAGGCCCAGGTGGACCTGGAGGCGCGCAATCCCAAATCGGGCGATGGGGCGACCGCCAGCGCCAAACTGGACCTCACCGCTCCCGACCGCGCCGACCCGACCGCGTTGAACGCCATCCTCTGGCATGCGCTGCGCCCCGGCGTCCCGCAGCCCGCCCCCATCCGAAGCGCCTCGCTGGTCCGGTAA
- a CDS encoding DUF1559 domain-containing protein has translation MARRINRPNGFTLIELLVVIAIIAILAAILFPVFAKAREKARQTACSSNLRQIGLAMMQYVQDSDETFPTSWAKGWVGDANFFVQPYMKNTQVLICPSRQISVQAADAVCGPSAGDSYGTYYMLPGQRDNPVGSPYLWGYGFNMGIQWTDGTGLFDDGSTTAPNGGSQVPVTIGGVTIMADVRSNPKLGKTLASVAAPSSMFMEADTNELPLMSMTLDAMRTTNDDPASKCETLLRSGSPHHTGGNDFLYVDGHVKYLKYTGQKTNYGGQPGSVANLCQYFRDYDGGNNPGNCQTNGF, from the coding sequence ATGGCCCGCCGAATCAATCGCCCTAACGGCTTTACCCTTATTGAACTGCTTGTCGTCATCGCCATTATAGCGATTCTCGCAGCAATACTCTTTCCCGTCTTTGCAAAGGCGCGTGAGAAGGCCCGTCAGACCGCCTGTTCGAGCAACCTGCGCCAAATTGGCCTGGCGATGATGCAGTACGTGCAGGATTCCGATGAGACCTTCCCGACATCGTGGGCCAAGGGCTGGGTCGGCGACGCCAATTTCTTCGTGCAGCCGTACATGAAAAACACGCAGGTTCTGATCTGCCCGTCCCGCCAGATCTCCGTCCAGGCCGCCGACGCCGTTTGCGGCCCGTCCGCCGGCGACTCCTACGGCACTTACTACATGCTTCCCGGCCAGCGCGATAATCCGGTCGGCTCCCCTTATCTGTGGGGCTACGGATTCAACATGGGAATTCAGTGGACCGACGGCACCGGCTTGTTCGATGACGGCTCGACCACCGCTCCGAACGGCGGCTCGCAGGTTCCGGTCACGATCGGCGGCGTGACGATCATGGCGGATGTTCGCAGCAACCCGAAGCTTGGCAAGACGCTGGCGTCGGTCGCCGCGCCGTCGTCGATGTTCATGGAGGCGGATACGAATGAACTGCCTTTGATGAGCATGACTCTCGACGCGATGCGCACCACCAACGACGATCCGGCCAGCAAGTGCGAAACGCTGCTCCGCTCCGGCTCGCCGCACCACACCGGCGGCAACGACTTCCTTTATGTCGACGGTCACGTCAAGTACCTCAAGTACACGGGACAGAAGACCAACTACGGCGGCCAGCCCGGCTCCGTGGCGAACCTCTGCCAGTACTTCCGTGATTACGACGGCGGCAACAACCCCGGCAACTGCCAGACCAACGGTTTCTAA
- a CDS encoding DUF92 domain-containing protein → MNALMLAAVPAAALVAGLAYKARALTVSGAAAATVVGAAAFGLGGGLGAGALLVFFVTSSALSRWRRREKEALQFEKGGRRDAGQVLANGGVAAAALLIGLIVPGGAHGANLAFLAALAAANADTWATEIGAAIGGTPVSLRDFRPAPPGTSGAVSAAGTLAALAGALLPALFAPTRDILLVTLAGFAGSLIDTLLGATLQAQWRDPQNPARWTERRPGAAAPDRGLLAVNNDWVNFLCTLAAALIAILFAR, encoded by the coding sequence ATGAACGCCCTGATGCTGGCGGCGGTCCCCGCCGCCGCCCTTGTCGCGGGTCTGGCTTACAAAGCGCGTGCGCTGACGGTTTCCGGCGCGGCGGCGGCGACCGTGGTGGGAGCGGCGGCGTTCGGTCTCGGCGGCGGCCTCGGCGCGGGGGCGCTGCTCGTCTTTTTCGTGACTTCCAGCGCGCTCAGCCGCTGGCGGCGGCGTGAAAAGGAAGCGCTGCAATTTGAGAAAGGCGGCCGGCGCGACGCGGGGCAAGTCCTGGCGAACGGCGGCGTCGCCGCCGCGGCGCTTCTGATCGGCCTGATTGTCCCCGGCGGGGCTCACGGGGCGAACCTGGCCTTTCTCGCCGCGCTCGCCGCCGCCAACGCCGACACGTGGGCGACGGAGATCGGCGCCGCGATAGGCGGAACTCCCGTTTCCCTGCGTGATTTTCGTCCCGCGCCCCCCGGAACGTCCGGCGCCGTCAGCGCGGCGGGAACGCTGGCGGCTCTCGCCGGAGCGCTGCTGCCCGCCCTCTTCGCTCCGACTCGCGACATTCTCCTCGTCACGCTGGCCGGATTCGCCGGCTCCCTGATCGACACCCTCCTTGGCGCAACCCTCCAGGCCCAGTGGCGCGACCCGCAAAACCCCGCGCGATGGACCGAACGCCGCCCCGGCGCCGCCGCGCCGGACCGGGGGCTGCTTGCCGTCAACAACGACTGGGTGAACTTCCTCTGCACGCTCGCCGCCGCCCTCATCGCCATTCTTTTCGCCCGCTAG